Proteins from one Methanobacterium sp. Maddingley MBC34 genomic window:
- a CDS encoding protein-L-isoaspartate and D-aspartate O-methyltransferase (PFAM: Protein-L-isoaspartate(D-aspartate) O-methyltransferase (PCMT)~TIGRFAM: protein-L-isoaspartate(D-aspartate) O-methyltransferase) codes for MNDERENLVERLFKQGYITTEKVKNAMLKIPREEFMPPENSSHAYLDRPFSIGKGQTISAPHMVAIIAEKLELEEGMNILEIGSGWGYNAAVVAEIVGKKGHVYTIERIPALAEKARDNLKKTGYSDVVTVIEGDGTVGYPDKAPYDRIYGTASAPKIPEPLKKQLKIGGKLIMPTGSDYFQELVSVQRISDDDYQTLNLGGVVFVPMIGKHGWPED; via the coding sequence ATGAATGATGAAAGAGAAAATCTGGTGGAAAGACTCTTTAAGCAGGGATACATAACAACCGAAAAAGTAAAAAATGCCATGCTCAAAATTCCCCGAGAAGAATTCATGCCTCCTGAGAACAGTTCTCACGCCTACCTGGATCGTCCTTTCTCCATAGGGAAAGGTCAAACTATTTCTGCTCCCCATATGGTGGCGATTATCGCCGAAAAATTGGAATTAGAAGAAGGAATGAATATTTTGGAAATTGGAAGTGGTTGGGGATATAATGCTGCAGTAGTAGCTGAAATAGTGGGTAAAAAAGGTCACGTATACACTATTGAACGGATTCCCGCACTGGCAGAAAAGGCCAGAGACAACCTAAAAAAAACTGGATATTCTGACGTGGTAACGGTGATTGAAGGAGATGGAACTGTAGGTTACCCTGATAAAGCCCCATATGATCGGATTTACGGAACAGCCAGCGCACCAAAAATTCCAGAACCCCTTAAAAAACAGCTTAAAATTGGTGGAAAACTGATTATGCCCACGGGATCGGACTACTTCCAGGAACTGGTATCCGTCCAGCGAATATCAGATGATGATTACCAGACCCTGAATTTAGGAGGGGTTGTTTTCGTACCCATGATCGGCAAACATGGCTGGCCTGAAGATTAA
- a CDS encoding putative Zn-finger protein — MKCPVCDSESCEILKTKGKNTKEVLLKCNECGNTFRETIAIPKMVECRVIISKFEESVKKTIKIYPDEVLEAGEVLIVDGEEVEITSLENIRGGRVSKSPVSELVTIWAASLAGPTRVGISIDYGGRILSRKVEVERDFQFNVGDIVKLERAVLQIKSMKTITSRIRKGGAVAEQIKRVYGRPADKRDRFQYDLTSKIVETAELVDED, encoded by the coding sequence ATGAAATGTCCAGTTTGTGATTCTGAATCTTGTGAAATACTTAAAACCAAGGGTAAAAATACCAAAGAAGTTCTCCTAAAGTGCAATGAATGTGGAAACACATTCAGAGAGACAATTGCCATTCCTAAAATGGTGGAGTGCAGAGTAATCATCAGTAAATTTGAAGAATCAGTGAAAAAAACCATTAAAATCTATCCTGACGAGGTTTTAGAGGCAGGGGAAGTGCTGATTGTGGATGGTGAAGAAGTGGAAATAACTTCACTGGAAAACATCAGGGGAGGTCGTGTTTCGAAAAGCCCGGTTTCTGAACTGGTAACTATTTGGGCAGCATCCCTTGCTGGACCAACCAGAGTAGGAATATCCATAGACTATGGTGGCAGGATCCTATCCCGAAAGGTGGAAGTTGAAAGGGATTTCCAGTTTAATGTGGGTGATATTGTGAAACTGGAACGAGCAGTTTTACAAATAAAATCCATGAAAACCATCACATCAAGGATCAGGAAGGGAGGGGCTGTGGCAGAACAAATTAAAAGAGTTTACGGGAGACCCGCAGATAAGAGAGACAGATTCCAGTACGATTTAACATCTAAAATAGTGGAAACAGCTGAACTAGTTGATGAAGATTAA
- a CDS encoding 3-isopropylmalate dehydratase, small subunit (PFAM: Aconitase C-terminal domain~TIGRFAM: 3-isopropylmalate dehydratase, small subunit), producing the protein MKEEIKGKVWKFRDSIDTDVIIPGRYLRTFSLDELASHVLEGEDPEFTNNVEKGDIIVAGWNFGCGSSREQAPVALKHAGVDAIVARSFARIFYRNAINVGLPVIVADIEADKGDELRIDLAEGIIHNLTTGKSCHIQPFHDFMLGILQDGGLVQHYLHKKRKTSPDELN; encoded by the coding sequence ATGAAAGAAGAAATAAAGGGTAAAGTTTGGAAGTTCAGGGACAGTATAGACACTGATGTGATAATACCAGGACGATACTTAAGAACTTTCAGTTTAGACGAGCTGGCAAGCCATGTTCTGGAAGGAGAAGACCCTGAATTCACTAATAATGTGGAAAAAGGCGATATTATTGTGGCTGGCTGGAATTTTGGCTGCGGATCCTCTCGGGAACAGGCCCCTGTAGCCTTAAAACACGCTGGTGTGGATGCAATTGTTGCCCGGTCATTTGCACGTATATTTTACCGCAACGCTATAAATGTGGGTTTACCAGTTATAGTGGCAGATATAGAAGCAGATAAAGGAGATGAACTTCGGATTGATCTGGCAGAGGGAATAATCCATAACCTCACCACTGGAAAAAGCTGCCATATACAACCATTCCATGATTTCATGCTGGGAATACTGCAGGATGGAGGTTTGGTACAGCATTATTTACATAAAAAAAGGAAAACTAGTCCTGATGAACTTAATTAA